A genomic stretch from Lathyrus oleraceus cultivar Zhongwan6 chromosome 2, CAAS_Psat_ZW6_1.0, whole genome shotgun sequence includes:
- the LOC127122756 gene encoding uncharacterized protein LOC127122756 yields the protein MFINLQHQTQRDSTDDDEIVCLGASFFMNDNYQLTGFTFGSQHIRLFCLHSASTVIESGSGIGITGILCRKFCNRVVSTDYNEEVLKIINKNIELHLCPEDVSPTSHGLVAEKLEWGNTDQV from the coding sequence ATGTTCATAAACCTGCAACATCAAACACAACGAGATTCTACCGATGATGATGAAATCGTTTGCTTAGGTGCATCGTTCTTCATGAATGACAATTACCAGCTGACGGGATTCACATTTGGCTCTCAACATATTCGACTCTTCTGTCTGCATTCTGCCTCCACTGTCATTGAATCAGGTTCTGGCATTGGTATTACTGGAATACTTTGTCGCAAATTCTGCAATAGAGTTGTGTCAACAGACTATAATGAAGAGGTGCTTAAGATCATAAATAAGAATATAGAGTTGCATTTATGTCCTGAAGATGTTAGTCCTACCTCTCATGGATTGGTAGCAGAGAAACTAGAATGGGGGAACACTGATCAGGTCTAA